ATTACCCAAAGTTGTGTTGCTTGTTTCATGCACCTTCCACCACTTTGAGCCGATGGGGTAATTTCCGTTGTTCGAATTAATTCATCAAAATCCAAATATATGTACGCCCCCTTCAACGTATACGACAATGTGTAGAGGGGAATGTACCATGTTGATGCGGTTCACCTCTCATATTGCCGCATGGCACCCGCACAATAGCACGGGGTGTTCTCTTCACCCGCGAATTTTAGGAGCTGACTACCGGCTGCAAACGCCTTTGTGGTTTTCCCGAAACGTTctgtggattttttttctcacccaTTGTgattactttctttttttttttttttcgcttctctgtgttcacatttctGCTCCTTCCCTTTGTGTGCgactttccattttttcgcgTTTTTCACCTGCAGCGCAGCACTCGGCCAAAATTTTCGCCCAACTCTCCCCCTGGCGCatgcgcgaaaaaaaaaataataataaataaaccACAATGCCCCGTAGGGGGTGTGCTGTATATGTTGTTGACCCCCCACTGTGGAAAGCACTTCAAAATAATTGAGCACGTCATTTGGGCaataaaaaattagctaTCATGCAACACACTCGGATTTCCCTGAACttattcttctccttttgggGGACAGCGCACATGTCGATGGGCGTGGCGATTCAGAgggatattttaaaaatgaaaagatggCTCCACACCCTGAAATTTACACCCTCCTACATTTATCActtcaaaaaagaagaggcgGTCACTCCAATTTTGCAACTTCCTGTCTTGAATAAAACACACAAGCGGTATGAAActacttcccttttttttttttttttttttttttttgtctaccCCTCAAAAATTTTCTCATAACACTTTGGCGTTGCGTTGGGGCGAAAAATGGGACTTGTCTGGGAAAAAGGCATTCCCCTGTCGGTTGCTGTTACTATGGCGATTGCCATGGCGGTTTCGCTCACCACCATGTTCACGTTGAGGGACCCGTATGAGTGGCCCTCTTGTACGTAAGGAGGAGCAAGGGTGAGGTGGACACCAAGAGAGCAATCACAACGTAGGCAAACGGCTTAGGGTCACTCTTACTATAATCCACGatgaaataattataaatggGAATGTTCAATAGGGATAGCAACCCGCTGATCATGCTGGTGGTGCCTGCTATTTTTCCGAAGTGACGCTTCGGAAACATAATCTGGATGTAGCAATACAGTTGTGTAGTGTAGCACCCAGTGACTATGAGGTAAAACAGGGTACTCAAGTAGGCAAACAACTTGCTTCTCATGACGGCAAAAAGATTCATGAACAAACTGCTCATGAGCAGGGATAGTATAATCACAAGGATGTGGAACTTCCGAATGAGGAAGCCGAATGCTGCACAGGAGATCACCGATAGCGGTCCGAATATCTTTAGAATCTCCTGCACATCTGAATAATCTGCAAAAAATAACTTCGCACACTCGTTGTAATTAACTAGAGATAAATTGTATATGGTGAAGTAGTAGCAGATGCTGATGTATCtgatggagaaaaagttCGCTACTGTTTCGTTGCACTGAAGGGGGGGAATTTTACCGTTACTCTTGTAGTCCACATTTTTGGTAAACTTCTCATCCAAATGGATCACTTCATTCTGGTTTGATATACCCCTCCTAATGGACCCACCCTCAGTTCGGGTGCCTCCCCGGACGGAGAAACTGCGCGCGTAACCTCCATCCATAATGATAGAAGAATCTTCCTTTTGTGAAAACACATCATTGGAATCTTCTTTTCGGTTGGTAAAATTGCTTGATGTATGTGTACCAACCTTCCTCAGTACGCAGTCATTTGGGGAGGGTAAACTAAAGGACGATGAGGTAAAGACCCTTTCGATCATCAACTCCCGTAGGGTgttgttttctccttctacCTCATGTTCGTATTCTGCGTACAGGGGGACAAGTGCTTCATCGGTTGCGTTGCTTCCGTGATGTAGACTATGTTGATTACCCTGGGTCGCGCTGGGGCGGTCATATGGTATCTGCACAGAGTCATCCACTAGGCGATCAGTGTGACTACGTACTGGGTTATCCATAGGGTTCACGCCCGATATAACGTACCCCTCCAATTCCTGCAATGTCTGGTTGTGACTCCCCTGGGCTACTTCCGCAACGGGCTCCCCAACACTGATATGCTTGAAGGgcaaaaaaatcaaaaggacaaagaaaaagggaaccaAAATGAACGTGCAGTATAGTAAGCAAGTTAACTGAAACGACGGGGTGTCATTTGGAGAGGTAAGCATGTCCAAAAATATGGGCATGCTAAAGCTTAAAGAAGCACAGCATCCCAAAATGACAGTATACATGGTATGGTTTTCTTCGAATAAGTAAATTAAACTAAGAATTGGTATATAGGAGGAGTCGCCAGAGAGTCCCAAAAATATTGCCCCCAAAATGATGGTGTTATTTTtgccttcattttgtaaCCCAATTAAAATCCACGAAATGATGTTAAAGGTATGCCCCATTAATGCTGTAATTTTGGGTCCAAAATAATCAAAAAATACACCCGATATGGCTGACATGATAAAATTTGAACACAGGATAATTGGGTATAAGGCTTGTACTCTCTTGTCCTGTTCTTTACAACTGTATGACTTCCCCTCCCTGTTGTTTCTCCCCCCCGACCTCACACTATTGCAATCATCTATATACACATTTCCGTGATAAAAAAAGTCGGACAAGGAAATCCAGTTAAAAAATATCCCCACGCAGGTTATTATGTACACACAGAACAACATCAACAgggcatattttttcctagtcgaaaaattattaatatCTATGCCTTTCCTGAGGAAATTTCCCAccatcccattttttttcttcttcttgcttgattcctccattttttagtTCGCCCCCTACATGTGCTCGTGACCATCAGGTTCGTTTCCCCCCCCTGGCTCCTTATCTTGTACGATTTGTGTGTCCGCCTGTTCGAATGCCAAACCCTGCATTCGAATTAGTGCAACACATTGGTCCTTCAAAAAATAAGACAAGGGGGAAGACGCAATCGTTCGTACCTTACCTGTTCTCACAAATTTGTGTGTGCaatgtgaacaaaaaaaaaaaatgcattgaATTGGATTGCCTTTttctgacttgttcaggtaaaaaggtgcacttttgttttttttttttttttttttttttttttttttgcaaaatggctACCTCGTCAGAGTGAAATCTAGCCAAGTCCAAGGTGCTCATTTGATGGACCGCTTGACCGCGTCCATATGGGACTCTACTCATGCgatgcattttttcttttttatgattGTGGGATGTACACTAGGATGGAACATTTTAACTCAAAGGAGGGTCCACGTGGGTCCCACTGAATTCTCGTTCATTTGAGCacgaaaaaaagtgaaggggGGGACGGGGaagaaagaggaacaaaACGGATAAAACAGGCAAAAAAGACGAATCAGACACAAACGATAAAACTGGAAAAAAGGACTAGTGGCACAAAAAGCAGACTAATCTAATACAAAGAAGGATGCGGTATTTCCGGGCGACGGCCCTCTGCACAACGCGAgggagggaggaaagaacACGCTTATTACACCGTAGAGGTTTCCTTAATGCGACATCGATGTCGCTTCATGTCAAATCAGCACGCTCCGTTACTTCCATCGTAACACGGTGCGAAATCAGACGGCTTCCCAGACAACAATCCCTCCAGGCGCTGGAACGACCTGGGCTGCAGAAAGAAAAACCAGGGGACGCACACAAACTCCAAGTCGTACAGTATTCGCAGGACGTTATTTCGGAACTCTGTCCTTCCATTATGAGACAAGCGCATGCCGTTATGTTCAATCTCGTAGTTCCTCTCATCGGTTGACATATTGTAATGGTAAATCCCGTCCACCTCCAGGACAAGATGTGGCACTCCCTTTTTCAAGAGCACAAAATCAACCACAAAACCCCGCTTCAAGGAATATTCTGACttgtacataatttttttcttcttcaaatattCGCAAAGTTTGTACTGAAAGCTGGACATGTGCACTTTCTGTTGGGAACACATTTTGCTCCTTCTCACCGTTTCTTTAACTACATAGTAGGGAATATTAAAAGAGGGGGGAATTGGAAGGTGtctcttttttaaatgaaaaaatcttctatttttcttgtaATACATATTTAAACATATTAACATTTGATTCAGCATGTTGTAGTCCTCTTCTCTCCAATCCAATTTGGTTGAAAATGTTCTCCTTAGTAAGATGCACATTTTGGCAAAGGTTATTATAGAGCTTTCCAGGAAAGCGTTACTTAAAAGTAGGGACCACGCGCACTTGGCCACCTTGTTAACTGTGTCATGTTCGTTGTTACTGTACAGGTGGTGCATTTCTTCCGTGTGTTTTTCGGTGGGAGGGGCTATCCGGTAAGCGCTGGGTCTATTTGACCCTTCCCCAAGATGGGCATAATGGTCGTTTCCGATGTGGCGGCTCCCGTCAGCAACGTTATCGCTATTAACCTGATAAACCGAATTAGCACCATTGGCAGATTTCTGTTGAGGTGCTCCTTTCGCCATCTCCCCCAGAAGAACACGCAAGGCAAAATTCAAGAAGGTCATGTTTATTACATTCAAATGGCAACATACAAAAGTGATGGGGTACAGACAGTGGATATCCACCTTCGGCAGGGTCTCCAGAATGGAGAGCAAATATGACAGAAGTGTCTTATGCACCACGTTGTTTTTGTAGTGTAACAGGCAAATCTGAACAACGGTTTGGGGTTTTATCGTGTCCTCTATATTTCGCCCTTTTGTAGCTTTCCCATCCGCTcccatttcctcctttagtATCCGCCAAAACGACTGATAGAAAAAGTCGTACAGTTCAATCGATAGAGTGTTTATAGTACTGGAGAgagcgaagaaaaaattaaccaatCCTTGCATGGAGTCGatttcgttccttctatGGAATATGGCTTCTTCCAATTTGTGCAGATGTTGAAACAGGTGTGCCTTGTCTTTTTCGAGTTGTTCATGCGGGGAGGGGGCACACGCGTCGATCCTGGTTAATCTGTGTGCTGTATGTAAAGACGGATCGTCGATCGGGGGGTTCTCCCACCCGCAAAAATGGGGTCCACCTGAGTCACCCCCTGCACCTGTCGCTACACCGACTGGTGCACCCATTTCTATATCAATTTTTGTACCAATTTCTGTACCTACTTTCCCGCCGATACCTCCTCCTGTCGCGCAGAAAAGCATATTTCCAGTCCCTACATACTTCAAACCCACCCGGTTGTACCTCTGCACAATGTAGCAATACGTTGCATAAAAAATCATTATCAGTTGTTTCATCTCCACATGACTAAAATTCAGGCTTaagaaatcgaaaaaatGGGACAATGTATCCATTTGATCATACCCCAGGGTGAGTAAGCTTCTCAAGGAGAGAACAACATTGGGGATGTTATTTACTTTGAAGAAGATGTTTCCTCCTTTTATGACCATCCTTTGAATAAAACACTGAACAAAGGGATCGTAGTGATAGTTGGCATTAGCTAGCCCCACCAAAATATCCACCCAATTTCGCATCTCCTCATTCGTTGCAAGGTTCATGTTTCTAGTAGTGTTCTGGATACCCCTGTTCTGTTTTTCCGCTTTGGTTGTGTAACTCCTGGGGGAATCCTCACTTGGGTTTTCTCCAATGTTGCTGGAAATGCTAACTTCTTTCAATTTCAACTCCGATTTGGCGGATTCCCTAGAGTGGCGATCTCGCTCCCATTTACTGCCACAGTGTGCAGAGACCAAATCACCCTTCCGGTCGGTATATTTGTCTGGGCCAAATTGGTAAACCAAGCCTCCAACAGGCCAACAATCCAATTTCAGGAGAAAACAATCAACGAGCAATTTGTAGAGCTGATTATTCCGGACTTCCAATCTGGAGAAGTCCCTGACGAGGGAAGACAAATCTCGTTCGTTAGCGTCAACAAGCCACGTACTACATCTGCTTGCACTTTCCTTGTTAGATAATGTTTTAGCATCGAGGAGGTTGCCTTTCCGTTGAAGGCTACAACCTTGGTAGGAATCATCTTCGTGTGCAAACCCTTCGTGGGAACCACCTCCCTGGGGGGAAAAGTCAAAACGGTAACAATCTCCATGGGGTAGATAAACCTGCCCACGCAGAAGCAAGTCGATGATAACCGGAAGATGTGCCTCTTCCATTGTGCCCCTCTGAAGGTTATAATTCACCGTCAGATTTAAAAATCTACATAatttgaaaatggaaaaattatggaTCTGATTTGGGGGAGCCTCCAGCTTTTTCAGCAGTAGTTCGATTATCGCTTCTTTGAATTCCCCCTCCCAATTTCGACTAGCCATTTCGAGGAAGTTCAGGATAGTCTTTGTATCCAGAGGGTGACGTTCAATTCTCTGCAGGATGTACCTCTGCACAGAGATGACCATTTCCCTAATACAGGAGGAGCTGAAAATTCGGAAGAGGTCATTTGGGGAAGTTGTTTCCTTCATCACTCGGGGTGGGGTTCCTACAGGGTGGTTTTCCCACATTGGGGGATGTCCTACCCGGtgtctcttcttttcccacTCGAACAAACAATTGGCAAACTCACTCGCGTTGCAGAACGCTTTGGTGGACAATTTAGTGAAGTCATCTTTCCCCATCCGGAAGGAAAGGACAGAGGATACATACTGCCGCACGTCCACGTCGTTCCCTTTGGCACCTCCCAAATGCATAGCACgacgtacatacatgtgcgCAAAGTAGATAAAGAGAGCCTTCCAATTTAGGACCACCTGTTCAGTCATCAGCTTCTTCATTTCCACAAGATTAACAATTTTTGCCATGGCCCAAATGAACCCGATggtgtgtttttccttcattcggATGATACTCCCCTCATCATATCGAACCTGTAGAATTATGTCGACTAGCAGATCCACAACTGGGGTGTTCTTCGTTTCCTCAACATGTTTTACTCCATTGATGAGGTTtattattttgcttttttttaaatcggTTACCTTGCTCTTTGTTGcatcccattttttgtttctctttGTGGAATCAAAATGGGTGGAGAGTGTATCCCGACATCGTGTGTTATAGGGAGGATGATCACATGTTACAATCTTTGGGGCATTCGCTTCTTCCCCCGTAGGATAAGAGACCCGTTTGGTTGAGAAGAAGTAGCGCCCCTCTGTGCCGCGTCTGCCCCTCCTGCGGGTGAGGGGAATGATGGCGTTGGTGCCACGCTTGAGGATGTTACTCACCGGGGACGCGCGCTTCATGGTAGGAGTGGGTTCTTCCTCGTCAACTACGTGTGTTTCCTGAAACTCCCCATTGGGTGCGTAAATGGGTAGTCGAATGagtggatgaaaaaaagaaaaaaagaaaaaaagggtttGCGGACCTTTGTAGATCTCCAGCGGAAAGGGGGACAAAAACACCCTTTAAAGAATGGCTCACTCAAAGGGGGGGGTTGTTTTGCTTTGGCTTGTTGTTCTCCTCGGAGTGGTGGCTGAACTGTTTTTGTGCCTACGAGTAGCGGTGGATCTTTCGAGCGTACCGGACCTCTGCGTCCTGCCCCTTCATGCACTCGAtgagaattttttctccgcAGGCGTGGGGGGAAAACCTATCATCCAATTTGCTCATCGAGAGTGTGCGGAAATATTGCCCCTTATGTAGATTCTACCTTTTTGGTGACCTTTAAAAATTCTCCCTTTTCGATGTGATTCCCTCATCGCCGCAATTACCCCCCCCgaagttgtaaaaaaggaaaaaaaaaaaaaaaaaaaaaaaaaaaaaggtatgcGCCTGTTGAGTGCGGCTGCGCAGGGGTTCTTACTGGGACGCCCTCCTCCTGCGCAGTTGTTGTTGTGGGCTCCCCGTGCGATTCATCCACGTGTAGTTCATCCCCAATTATCGCGACCCCTGTTTGGATATCTGGCCTCCCCCGTTAGCCACTTCTCAGCGAAGAGGAACAAGTCACACCCCCCATACGAACACCAAAGAAAAGCATCCTCCCTACAGCTGAACGAAACATATCATTCGCAAGTGAATCTGACAGAAGAAATGGAGTTTTGCCAGGTAGATCTAGACGAGTTCTGCTACAAGCAGTTTGACATGACGAAGAAATCTTGTTCGTATATACCTTACGATAAGGATGAGTTCCTGGACAAGGTAAATGAACTGATACGAAAGCAGAAGATAAAAGTTGTACCAGGGTACGCGGGTTTCTGTAAGCATATTTTTGTGGAAAATTTTACTGAAGCCACAGTAGAAACGGTAGAAattaacaacaaaaataggAGCCTCATACAAACAGATTACATTTCCAGGAGGGAAAATGAATTGCCTGTATTGATAAGGTGGATCTCAAAGAAGGACGTGAAGGAAATCATGAAGGCCAAGTATCTGGACCTTATTTTATATTCAAGGGAACAGAtcgaaaaggagaataaaGAAACGAAAACAGTGCCTACTAAGAAGTCCAACTGCCTGTACTCCATCATCTGCATTAAGCCGCAGAATGTGGACTACGAATTGCCTATGACCCCAATAACCATGCTTCGCAACACACTCATCAGCGAAGGGGGTAGCGGTATCAGCTTGAATCGCGACAAGTACCTCGAATCGGTCAAGTACTGGCGCCACCACGTATCCATCATTGATAGCTAGTTAATTGTGTAGGAATTAAAGTACAGCTACAGTGGAACGAAGCCACCATAGGGGATAAGCTATACTCAGCGGAGCATGTATAAGTATTGCCAAAACTGCTCCCTCCATTTTATTGCACCTTTCCCTATGCAGTTTGCTTCCACAATGGAtgtgaaaaaacattttaaaaaaagaaaaaaaaatcagtttTACTTAAAATTGAAACAAACACTGTTCATACAATTGGGCGATATATGCAACTAATTaggttctcttttttttttttttttcatccatttttacacACCCTGTGTGTCATCGCTTGTAcctacatacacatgtgctCGCACAGAGGCTGCTCATTGTGCGTGTGCAAGTAGCCGTAAATGTGCCGTCTCGCCACTGGACCCCCAAACTACATCACCACGTAACTACTTAACCACGTAACAACGTAACAACAGAATAACGTAACAACAGAACAACGTAACAACGTAACAACGTAACAACGTAACAACGTGACAATGTGACAACGTGACAATGTGACAGAGTAACGCCAACATCACTTCACACCTGCGAATCCTGCGAATCCTGCGAATCCTGCGAATCCTGCGAATCCTGCGGGCCTTGCTCGCGCCTGCGCTCTTCGATGAGGCCCAGCAGATTTTTCGGGAGCTTCCATTTGGGAACGTTTTCCTGCACAGGTTCGAACAGGCGCAACGTGTAGTGGAAAGGTTCCTTTGTTAGAACTTCGACGAACTTCTGCGTGAGTTCCTCAGGAGTGGAAGCAGCGGAGGTCAAGGCAATTGTTTTGACATCACgcagggaggaaaaatcaaAGTCGTCCACACTGTTCACCAACACAGCAGGAGTATTTCGCAACTCCGATGAGTAagctaattttttagcattcGATGATGATTGACTTCCAACGACGATGGTGAGATCACATTGCTGACAAATCTGGTTTAGTGCAGTCTGCCTGTTGGTAGTAGCATAGCATATGGATCCACTAGGAATGGTTTCAATCTGTGGGAACTTCTCCTTTAGACGTTTTACAATTAAAGAACAGTCATCCATACTTAACGTGGTTTGGGTTACGTAGAAGAGTTTGTCCTTCTCCGTGAATGGCAAATCATCTATTTGTTCTACATTTTGCACTACGTAAGTAGATTCCGGCGCTTCGTTAAAGGTACCTATTACCTCCACATGGTTCTTGTAACCGATCAGTATAATTTTGTATCCTTCCTTTGCTTTCATCTgaacgtacatatgtactttATTAACGAGAGGACAAGTGGCATCAATCTCGAtcagcttcttcttttttgcaagTTCTCTTATTTGGGGGCTAATCCCATGGGCTGAATAAATCAATATATTCCCATCAGGTACCTCATTTATATCTTCGATGAAAACTGCTCCCTTCTCTTCCAACCTCTTGCAGACAATATCGTTGTGCACTATTTTATGCTTCACATAAATTGGGGGCTTAAACATTTGTAGGCACTCTTCTACCGTGTCGATGGCTCTGCTAACCCCTTTGCAGAATCCTCTTGGACTGACGAGGTAAAGgattttctctccttccttAGGCGTACCTCCACTTTGCGCCATATTCTTACAGGCACATCCTCCCGAAGTGCGCGAGCCACATTGAGCGCTCCCTTCCTGCTCCAGCCGCCATTCGGGGGAGCGTCTTACCGCGCTCtttaagaaggagaagtttGAACATGATTTGCCCCTACCgtctcttccccccttcctcttCCCATCCAAACGAATACTCCAATGATCTACCGTCTGCACCACTCCAAGGGGTCTCCTATCTGTGGGAATACCACACACCCTTAGATGACCCCTCCGTACACCATGCTCCACTCGCTTACACTGCACCCCGGTTAGGATGAAAAGTAGGATGATCAGCAAGCACCTCTCAAGGGGGCCATGAGTGATACGCGCCACTGTAGCCATTCCGTGGGGCTACACAGATTGGGGAGAGCTCCGTCAAGTCTGACTCACCTTAAAGCGGATCCACCTGCGAAGCCCGCAAACGTGGCTTCCACACGTTATATCAAATGTGACCTCCAACTTATCCTTCGTGTTGGAAGTATTCCCTCTCTGTGCCTTTCTCTTCACCTGAGCGGGAAATGTAAGGTTCTTCTCTCATTATCGCGTGCGGAGAGGTCGCTCTATCATAGGGGTGCTCAACCTTCGTCCCGCTttgtaaaggggaaaaagggagtTACCTTACTGATATTGTCGTAGGGGTTGCTACGAAAATGTTGAGAAGTTGTGCTAAGTACTCACAGAGGCATCATGCAACATCGTGGAAGCCCTCCTTAAGAAAGGAAGACTCGTCGAACTCCGAGAATGCAAAATCAGTgtcgaaaaaggaagataaaaaaaaaaaaaaaaaaaaaaaaaggattgcAAAACGGAGCCTCCCATTCGCTAGTTCACAAGACGTAAAAGTTATTCGAAGGACTAAATCAGATAGTAACggaaaaggttaaaaattaaaaaaaaaaaaaaaaaaaaaatcagataAGGACAGTACGGGTGTGAACAGAGGCCATACCTGCGCACAAAATTTGTGAGACGAATTTGTACAACGAAGCAATTATGTTAATCGCCCTAATGGAAAACTATGTACGTGCGATCATAAAGCTAAAAGGATGAATCATGTATATAGAAATAAATGGGGGGATATACTATCATATGTGTACGCAGGCATACACACCAACAGGTggatgcacaaaaaatgggCCTGTGgtacccctcccccccttagAAGTGGAGAGCAGGTGAGGGGGGCGCCTGCTTGCAGCGGTAAAACAAAACGTATGGCGTGTGGTCGTTGGAGGGGTCCTTGGAAATCTTGTTTATCAACTTGGAGCTCACCTTGGTGATTACTGAGTCGTTCATCTGATACCAGTCATTCGTTTCGTCCTCCTGATCCCGTTccgatttttttccaatgaaATAGTAGTGGCCAGATGAAGCAGACGAGCCTCCGTGGAT
The Plasmodium knowlesi strain H genome assembly, chromosome: 2 DNA segment above includes these coding regions:
- a CDS encoding 4-hydroxy-3-methylbut-2-enyl diphosphate reductase, putative, yielding MATVARITHGPLERCLLIILLFILTGVQCKRVEHGVRRGHLRVCGIPTDRRPLGVVQTVDHWSIRLDGKRKGGRDGRGKSCSNFSFLKSAVRRSPEWRLEQEGSAQCGSRTSGGCACKNMAQSGGTPKEGEKILYLVSPRGFCKGVSRAIDTVEECLQMFKPPIYVKHKIVHNDIVCKRLEEKGAVFIEDINEVPDGNILIYSAHGISPQIRELAKKKKLIEIDATCPLVNKVHMYVQMKAKEGYKIILIGYKNHVEVIGTFNEAPESTYVVQNVEQIDDLPFTEKDKLFYVTQTTLSMDDCSLIVKRLKEKFPQIETIPSGSICYATTNRQTALNQICQQCDLTIVVGSQSSSNAKKLAYSSELRNTPAVLVNSVDDFDFSSLRDVKTIALTSAASTPEELTQKFVEVLTKEPFHYTLRLFEPVQENVPKWKLPKNLLGLIEERRREQGPQDSQDSQDSQDSQDSQV